From Paenibacillus physcomitrellae, the proteins below share one genomic window:
- a CDS encoding polysaccharide deacetylase family protein has product MNHERFDFIPIVDRETLPLPGGARVALWVVPNIEHFHFDLPSTSIAPVTAGLVPDIMNYSWRDYGNRVGVWRLMDLMDKYGIKGSATLNSEVCEMYPQIMEAGMKLDWEWLGHGQTNSRFVVGMEEEEERQIIRNVRDTITAATGKAPKGWLGPALSETFSTPDILAEEGFTYVADWVNDEQPYPMKVRSGSLYTIPYSIEINDITAILNLNYTAEEFAQSIIDQFDVLYEEGGHTGKVMSICVHPFLIGHPFRSKYLEKAFKHIRSREDVWIATGSEIVEYWKSAAAKAATI; this is encoded by the coding sequence ATGAATCATGAAAGGTTCGATTTTATTCCAATTGTCGACAGAGAAACGCTGCCTCTGCCGGGCGGTGCCCGCGTAGCTTTGTGGGTCGTCCCGAATATCGAGCATTTTCACTTCGACCTGCCCAGTACGTCCATTGCACCGGTTACCGCCGGACTTGTCCCCGACATCATGAATTATTCCTGGCGCGACTACGGCAACCGTGTCGGGGTCTGGCGGTTGATGGACCTGATGGATAAATACGGAATCAAGGGAAGCGCAACGCTGAACAGCGAAGTGTGTGAAATGTATCCGCAAATCATGGAAGCAGGAATGAAGCTCGACTGGGAATGGCTCGGACACGGGCAAACCAACTCTCGCTTCGTTGTCGGCATGGAGGAAGAAGAGGAACGGCAAATTATCCGCAATGTGCGCGATACAATTACGGCCGCCACGGGTAAGGCACCGAAGGGCTGGCTCGGACCGGCACTGTCGGAAACCTTCAGTACGCCGGACATTCTTGCCGAGGAAGGTTTTACCTATGTCGCCGATTGGGTGAACGACGAGCAGCCTTATCCGATGAAGGTCCGCAGCGGCTCGCTGTACACGATTCCTTACTCCATTGAGATTAATGATATTACCGCTATTCTGAACCTGAACTATACCGCCGAGGAATTTGCGCAGTCCATCATCGATCAATTCGATGTGCTCTACGAGGAAGGCGGCCATACCGGCAAAGTAATGTCGATCTGCGTGCATCCGTTCCTGATCGGCCATCCTTTCCGGAGCAAATATCTGGAGAAAGCTTTCAAGCATATCCGCAGCCGTGAAGACGTCTGGATCGCAACAGGCAGCGAAATCGTCGAGTATTGGAAATCCGCAGCGGCCAAAGCGGCAACCATATAA
- a CDS encoding isochorismatase family protein, whose translation MLVAIQEAAKLLGVSPTSLRRLEKDDIVKGYGIRVYYTPGGQRRYSTEEIEQYYLNRGFSGRFGFGDHPVLLVMDCNTAFTSKDSAMHGEWDKEIAHISELVDTAHKTGCPVIFSNSYFDPKDPALNLFLRKVPAMEALAHDPAEIQIDPRIKVRQTDRKIFTKYYTVYSDTDLLPLLRSFDCDTLILCGFSTSGAVRSMATETIQYAMRPIIPAEAVGDRDDLVHRNNLSDIDRKFGDVVKLREVLQYLQERKG comes from the coding sequence ATGTTAGTAGCCATCCAGGAAGCGGCCAAGCTGCTTGGCGTCTCTCCGACGAGCTTGCGAAGGCTGGAGAAGGATGACATTGTAAAAGGGTACGGCATTCGCGTCTATTACACGCCGGGGGGACAACGCCGTTATTCCACGGAGGAAATCGAGCAGTATTATTTGAACCGCGGATTCTCCGGCCGCTTCGGCTTCGGCGATCACCCTGTGCTGCTCGTTATGGATTGCAATACCGCGTTCACAAGCAAGGATTCGGCCATGCACGGCGAATGGGATAAGGAGATCGCCCATATTAGCGAACTGGTGGATACGGCGCATAAGACGGGGTGTCCGGTTATTTTTTCAAATTCTTATTTCGATCCAAAGGATCCGGCGCTGAACCTATTTCTCCGCAAGGTGCCTGCCATGGAGGCTCTCGCCCATGATCCGGCGGAGATCCAAATCGATCCCCGCATCAAGGTGAGACAAACGGATCGCAAGATTTTTACTAAATATTACACGGTTTATTCCGATACGGATTTGCTGCCCCTTCTTCGTTCTTTCGACTGCGATACGCTGATCCTGTGCGGCTTCTCCACGAGCGGCGCCGTCCGTTCCATGGCGACCGAAACGATCCAATACGCCATGCGTCCGATCATACCCGCCGAAGCGGTCGGCGACCGCGACGACCTTGTGCATCGCAACAATTTGAGCGATATCGACCGCAAGTTTGGCGATGTGGTGAAGCTGAGGGAAGTGCTGCAATATTTGCAGGAGCGTAAGGGTTAA
- a CDS encoding DsbA family protein, with translation MDYEDPQRVYELMKELFAKQNRWSESDSHSIKKLLAEEYGLQEQPDNIELSLQITAEAMKRKVKMVPTVFINNKEFQFPAELDADQLKQEVKQALP, from the coding sequence TTGGATTATGAGGATCCGCAGCGGGTCTACGAGCTCATGAAAGAGCTGTTTGCCAAACAAAACCGCTGGAGCGAATCGGACAGCCATTCGATTAAAAAGCTGCTGGCGGAAGAATACGGCCTGCAGGAGCAGCCGGATAACATTGAGTTAAGCCTGCAAATCACGGCCGAAGCGATGAAACGCAAAGTAAAGATGGTCCCGACCGTGTTCATAAACAACAAGGAATTTCAGTTTCCTGCGGAGCTGGATGCAGATCAGTTAAAGCAGGAAGTCAAGCAGGCTTTGCCTTAG
- a CDS encoding DUF2536 family protein: MNITLDTIQDKVEFFQAYDLKVLEKTIEERIDINKALMLKVHSVQHQAAFDPVRNQLQYSAVVHFKA; encoded by the coding sequence GTGAATATTACCTTGGATACAATTCAGGATAAAGTAGAGTTTTTTCAGGCTTACGATCTTAAGGTTCTGGAAAAAACGATCGAGGAACGCATCGACATTAACAAAGCTTTAATGCTCAAGGTTCATTCGGTGCAGCATCAGGCCGCCTTCGACCCGGTCCGAAACCAGCTGCAGTACAGCGCCGTGGTTCATTTTAAGGCTTAA
- a CDS encoding thioredoxin domain-containing protein — MATVIENAFLSCGREDAPVKVEVFLNLACPYCATFFQAADDVLPPYLASGQVQYVIKHYDKPREMLLYGTLANAFFGL; from the coding sequence ATGGCAACGGTGATCGAAAATGCCTTTTTGAGCTGCGGGCGGGAAGATGCGCCTGTCAAAGTGGAAGTGTTTTTAAATCTCGCCTGCCCCTATTGCGCGACCTTTTTTCAAGCGGCCGACGATGTATTGCCCCCTTATCTTGCGAGCGGCCAGGTTCAGTATGTAATCAAACATTACGACAAGCCGCGCGAAATGCTGCTGTACGGCACCTTGGCGAACGCTTTTTTTGGATTATGA